The genomic window CGCGTCGGTGTTGGCCGGCCTCTGGTGTGGTCAGGTCTTTTGTGTGGTCTCTGATGAGGAGGCATCcatgtcgaggttgagatgGAGGGTTGGATGTCAGGTCCCGATCAAAGCTGTTATCGGCACGTGCATTCTTTGACGTTTTGATCTCTTCAACGCTTTATTGTCAATAAACAAACAACTGTTACAGTAACAAAATCATGAAAAAGCAATGTTTGGACTCATCAATTCCCTGCTGAGAAACCTTGGCTATGTTACTGGTCGACGGACGAAAGCCACTGACTGATACCTCGGCTCGAGAAAGTCGCAGCTACAGTGCTGGCTAACTGTGTGGCACTGGAATTCAACACTGTTCTGCCCCTCCTCAGGGCCAGATGAAATGAGGGGCAACTCCTCCCAATTCTTGGTGGGGTTACAGTACCATCCATTAAATGCGCAAGACGGCAACAGACGGGTTCTCGACGCAACCACATTCTTCAAACTCAGCCTTGCCTTTGATCCAATCACTTTTCCGAACCTGGGGCTCTCTGGATATCCGATCGCGGATCTAACTCCTCCCGCGGGGGGAACGTGATGCTACCAAATGGGGACAGCATTCATGCGCGGGGGCGGCGGGACGGCTGCGGGGGTTTGAGGCGTTGCGCCGTCATCTCACAATACTTACACGGTCTAGTCATTGCACCCAATTAACGCAGACCTCAGTCATTTCACAAGTTCCTTATGCTACAGCACTAACATCATCCCCCAAAGCCACCCCCAACCCCGGCATCTCAGTGCCGCTCTCCAAGCCTCACCAGCCAACCCTGAGGTCCTCTGCGTCTCCGAACAGCGAGAGCTTGCCGGTAACCGCCCCATCTCTACTCATGACAGACTGACCTTAGCAGCTCATCCCATGGGGGTTCAATGGGCGGAAACTGATTTATCCATCAATCAGAGGCTGGAAAACACTCTGTCATGGCATCTAGATGCTGCCCTTCCCCACATGTAGACGATGCGCCGTCTCATGAGCTCTGGGGATGAAGACGGAGGGGAGGGTATAAAGCATGACGCGCCCAGCTTTGGGGTCTACCTGGCTCAATTGAACATATTATCGTCCCTCAGCTCTCATCTCGACTTTTCTATCGTGATACTTGGTCCAACATCTTGCTGCTGCAGCTCTCTGACCACAGCTCAACCCCTCCCCCGCGTTCGGAGCTCACCCCACCTTAGCTCATGCTTCGTCACTGAGCTTCAACTCGACCTCTTTACCTTCGTAACAAATACAACTACGACTCGAGAGAATAGCAATCATGGCTGAGATCACCATTACCGGCTGGAAGACCCGCGATGTTCGGTTTCCCACGTCCCTCGACGGAACTGGCTCAGATGCCATGAACGCCGCTGGCAACTACTCATCCGCCTACTGCATTCTCGAGACCGACTCACAATACACCGGCCATGGAATGGTTAGTGAATGGTAGACTCTTGGTCATAATTGGCATAGCTAACTCTCCTAGACCTTCACCATCGGCCGCGGAAACGACATTGTCTGCGCCGCCATCAACCACGTCGCCGAGCgcctcaagggcaagaccctctcctccctcgTGTCAAACTGGGGCAAGACATGGCGCTACCTCGTCAACGACAGCCAGCTCCGATGGATCGGCCCCGAGAAGGGTGTCATCCACCTCGCCCTCGGCGCCGTCGTCAACGCCGTCTGGGACCTGTGGGCCAAGACCCTCAACAAGCCTGTCTGGCGCATCGTCGCCGACATGACTCCCGAGGAGTTTGTCAGCTGCATCGACTTCCGCTACATCACCGATGCCATCACCCCTGAGGAGGCTGTGGCGATGCTCAAGGAGCAGGAGGCCACCAAGCCTCAGCGTCTGGAGGAGGCGCTCAACAGCAGAGCTGTGCCTGCCTACACGACGagtgctggctggctgggctaTGGCGAGGACAAGATGAAGTCTCTTCTCCAGGAGACTCTCAACGCGGGATACCGTcacttcaaggtcaaggtcggtGGTGACATTGAGCGAGACCGAAAGCGTTTGGGCATTGCTCGCGAGGTCATTGGTTATGACAAGGGCAACGTGCTCATGACCGACGCCAACCAGGTGTGGTCTGTCCCCGAGGCTATCGACTACATGAAGCAGCTCGCCGACTTCAAGCCGTGGTTCATCGAGGAGCCTACTTCACCTGATGATGTCCTCGGCCACAAGGCTGTGCGGGAGGCACTCAAGCCTTACGGCATTGGTGTCGCCACAGGAGAGATGTGTCAGAACCGTGTCATCTTCAAGCAGCTTCTCCAGACTGGTGCCATTGACGTGTGTCAGATCGACGCCTGCCGCATGGGCGGTGTCAACGAGGTGTTGGCCGTGCTTctcatggccaagaagtTCGGAGTGCCCATCGTGCCTCACTCTGGTGGTGTCGGTCTCCCCGAGTACACTCAGCACCTGAGCACCATCGACTACGTCGTCGTCTCTGGCAAGCTGTCTGTGCTCGAGTACGTGGACCACCTTCACGAGCACTTCCTCCACCCTTCGGTGATCAAGGACGGATACTACACCACCCCCACGGAACCGGGTTACAGTGTCGAGATGAAGCCCGAGAGCATGGATCGGTACCTCTACCCTGGTGAGAAGGGTGTGAGTTGGTGGACTTCTGAGGAAGCTAGGGTTATCCTCGATGGTGAGAAGATTTAAATGTGGTTGAAAAATGCGGGATGCCGCTTGTGATTTAGAATACTCCATAGGAGAAAATGACATGATGTTATGAGTTATTAAAGATTCCTGCTTTTCAATTGCCCTAAAAGTATGCGGACATTTACAGTCCCAAGTGCTTATCGAGAAACTGGACTATATCCTGCAACATGTCTGAGTTGTACCAATGAGCCAGACCTGGGTAGGTATTGAACTCGACGGGTACTCCCATTCGCTCCAGAAGCTCTACAGCTCGTCGACCATGCTGGCATTCCACGTCTTGATCCTTTTGACCATGGCCCATGAATGCAGGGGTAGACAAGAAGGGGTAAGAATTTGCTGGTGATGCAGGATCAAGTTCAGCTTCTTGTCGTAGCTCGTCAATGGCACGCTGTATCGGCGTCGTTTCTTCTTCCCCGGTGTCTCTTTCGAACAAATCATCTTCTGATCCCTCAGACTTGGTGTCCTCGTCCAATATGTCCATCATGGCATCAGCCAATGGCATAAAGCCGCTCATAACCACAACGGCACCCAACGGGGCTCCGTCCCAGAGCAACGAACTTACCAAGGTCATGGCGCCGCCCTGACTAAACCCCATTAACGCGACTTTTCGAGAGTCACCCCCTAGCTTCTCGATCTCATCTCTTAGCATCCCATGGATATGCTCCACGCTGGGACGCATCTCGCCGCGTGCCTCAGGCTCCCAATCGCCGGTGCCCTCGTACCACTGATGGATGAGAGACCGACGGTACTTTGTCGCTCGTGCGAGTGGCGCTGTGGGGAAGACGAGGCGGGCGTGGGAGAGGGAGTCTCGGAGGGTGGTTGAGGGTGctgtggagatggaggagaggaggggaCCGTGGAACTTTTGGGCGTTGAAGCCTCGGCCATGGAGGATAATGATTGTGAGGTCGTGGGATGAGAGCGGTTGGAGGACTATTGGAGATGGGAAATGACCTGGCTGAAGACGCGAGGGATTGATTTGTGGTGTGTCGCCGCTCGATGACATGGTTGATCAAGGCGATATGGGCCAAAGTGAAGCCGCTAGTGATGCATCAGCATACATTCTCGATGTAATTTTGGAACAAGAgtaactattatatactttatctTATCCTGTTGAGATTCCTGCTACGGTATGATGCCTGCTCGTGGAATTTGTATGTTGAAGCAATTCGTGATGAAAGTTTGTATGAGCAAAGTTGGATAATGAGAGGTCCAGCGCTTATAGGTCAGTACCACGAACCTACTATGAGAGGACTAACGCAGCAAAGCCACGACCTGTAAAGATTGCTACACAGGAAAACAGCAAATACCTATGCATAAATAACTACAATTGCAGTTTATTACAAATTTCTCTGTATATATATACATTATTCATGGTTGATCAGCCACTACCGAGACAAACCACCATCTCACCCGCGACGTGTCAAAAACCCCACGTAAACCCTCCAACCTCATCATCACACTCAAAAATGAACCTCCTCGACCATGCCACGCACCCAATCCTCACCCTAACAGCCGCATTCACCGGCTGGAaggccctcctcctctccataGCCGTCGGCGCGTCCATCGGGCCAGACTATGACACGTCGACGTCGTTGTTTTTCGAGGCTGTGCACAAGGACACGCCTGGGCATGCTTCCCTCGCTGCGCGGCTGACGAGGTGGGATGCTTTGTATTTTATGCATGATGCACGTGTTGGAAAGGTTTATGAGCAGGAGTGGGCTTTTGGTGTTGGGCTACCTGTCGTTGTGCGTGGTGTGAGGCATCTGCTGGGGGTTGATGCCTTGGAGGCTACCGTTGCCGTCGCCGTCTCTCACGTCTCGCATCTCATCGCCGCGCTGGCGCTGTATCAGCTCACCGTCATTCTCTTTGGGAACCGGAGGCTTGCGTTCTTGGCGGCTGCTGTGCACATCTTCTCCCCGGCGGGACTGTTCTTGTCAGCTCCGTACGCCGAGAGCACGTTTTCATGTCTTTCGTTTGTTGGAAACCTTCTCTTTGCCATTGGCTTCAAGAACGGTCCCGACTCCCTGCAAAGAAACGTCGCCGTTGTGGGAGCAGGTCTGGCGTACGGCATCGCAGCCACTTTCCGGAGCAACGGGCTCTTTGGCGGCATCCTGTTTGCCATCGAAGCTATCAGGAACCTTTTAGCGCTCACCAACGGCTTCAGCATCTCCAAGGTTTTGAGATTAGTTGCGCCTGTGATTGGAGGTCTGCTTGTCGCGGTCGGGTTTGTTGCGCCGCAGGTGATTGCGTGGATGAGATATTGCAACGTGGAGGGAGAGCTGCGACCTTGGTGTGTGCGTCTCATGCCGAGCATTTACACATTTGTTCAAGAAGAATACTGGTACGTTTCTAATACTCTTATTGTTGTTTAGTTTTCTAATTATTGGGCAGGGACGTTGGCTTCCTCAAGTACTGGACTCCCAACCAGattcccctcttcctcctcgcagCCCCGATGCTCACGCTGCTTATAAAGTCTGGCACCGAGTTAATGGGCGAGTCGAACCTAAGTCTCAGAGCTATAGACTCGCAGGGCCGAGTTCTAGTTCGCACGCTAGCGGGCATGCAGACACTACTCGCGGTCCTAGCCATCACCAACTACCACGTCCAGATCATCAGCCGTCTATCTTCCGGCTACCCAGCATGGTACTGGTGGGTAGCTTCATGCCTTATGGACAAAAAGAGATCAAGTCTGGGCTATGGTATTGTTgtcttcatcaccatctaCGCTGCGATCCAGGGGGGTTTGTTTGCGTCGTTTCTGCCTCCTGCTTAGATCATGTGCATACAAACGAGTGTTCTCGCTATTATTCCTatttagtcttttttattcaGGCTTCTATATTTGGCAGTTtctattaggttaaagttgCACTGTGTTGGCAGTGACGGCCACTGCCTGCGTCCCAAACGGGCAAATTTGAGTTGAATGTGAGGCTATGAATCACGGTCGAAAAAGGTACAATCAGGATAAACCTCACTTTCCCTTTGGTTTGTTTACAATAGCAATCTCAACAGAAAAATAGGGTATTGTTTAGCTTTCTGTTCGTTCTCCTTCGTCCATATAAACCCGCCTTCTCTCTCCCcttcttcccttcttctttcctcctCTGCATCATCGTCTCATCCACGCGAGAACGAAGAACCAAGACACAGTCCTTAGCTTCTTGCTACTGTTTCCATTCATACTTCAACTTGTCGAATCTTCAAACTCTCTCGTCTTTGGCTTCTCGaccacttcttctcctcctcatccaaaCAAACAACCATGTCGACCGAAGCATGCCCCAAGATAAGCACTGCTCAGCCGctgcaggagcagcagcaacaacaacgacaGCAGCACCAGAATGAAGCTTCGACATACGGATCTGACGAAGATATCCTGACCAAACTCAAGAATCTCGGACTCGAGGACCAAATTTCCTTGTCGCTCCTCGCAAAGTTCAAAGAGCTAAGGCTCCAAGACCGTCCCTACTTTTCGCCTCCTGTAAGACCCCTTCCACCAACTCAACACTTCATCTTAACAATAAGACAGCCCACCATTCACTCGACCATCGCAGAGAGGGCAAAAGCTTGGAGCTCGGAGTACTGCGGGTACTGGAGTCCCA from Fusarium falciforme chromosome 2, complete sequence includes these protein-coding regions:
- a CDS encoding L-galactonate dehydratase, with the protein product MAEITITGWKTRDVRFPTSLDGTGSDAMNAAGNYSSAYCILETDSQYTGHGMTFTIGRGNDIVCAAINHVAERLKGKTLSSLVSNWGKTWRYLVNDSQLRWIGPEKGVIHLALGAVVNAVWDLWAKTLNKPVWRIVADMTPEEFVSCIDFRYITDAITPEEAVAMLKEQEATKPQRLEEALNSRAVPAYTTSAGWLGYGEDKMKSLLQETLNAGYRHFKVKVGGDIERDRKRLGIAREVIGYDKGNVLMTDANQVWSVPEAIDYMKQLADFKPWFIEEPTSPDDVLGHKAVREALKPYGIGVATGEMCQNRVIFKQLLQTGAIDVCQIDACRMGGVNEVLAVLLMAKKFGVPIVPHSGGVGLPEYTQHLSTIDYVVVSGKLSVLEYVDHLHEHFLHPSVIKDGYYTTPTEPGYSVEMKPESMDRYLYPGEKGVSWWTSEEARVILDGEKI
- a CDS encoding GPI mannosyltransferase 2 codes for the protein MNLLDHATHPILTLTAAFTGWKALLLSIAVGASIGPDYDTSTSLFFEAVHKDTPGHASLAARLTRWDALYFMHDARVGKVYEQEWAFGVGLPVVVRGVRHLLGVDALEATVAVAVSHVSHLIAALALYQLTVILFGNRRLAFLAAAVHIFSPAGLFLSAPYAESTFSCLSFVGNLLFAIGFKNGPDSLQRNVAVVGAGLAYGIAATFRSNGLFGGILFAIEAIRNLLALTNGFSISKVLRLVAPVIGGLLVAVGFVAPQVIAWMRYCNVEGELRPWCVRLMPSIYTFVQEEYWDVGFLKYWTPNQIPLFLLAAPMLTLLIKSGTELMGESNLSLRAIDSQGRVLVRTLAGMQTLLAVLAITNYHVQIISRLSSGYPAWYWWVASCLMDKKRSSLGYGIVVFITIYAAIQGGLFASFLPPA